The Cyprinus carpio isolate SPL01 chromosome B8, ASM1834038v1, whole genome shotgun sequence genome segment AAGTATTAGTACAATTCCTGTTAAGTTTACGGACATTTCCTTAAACACAAAACTATGcaaggcataattcaaaatacgGGTAACACCTGTAAAAAATCAACATGGTACATTATGCTGTATTTTTTACGGATTTTTCTTACAGAGTAAAATCCAATTACATATCTTGTCTGAAAAAGACAGGTTTCAGTGAGGGCGGGTTTTGTGAACCAGTTCAACCGGTTCATTGAGAAGATCCGACTCAAATGATCCGCATTATATAATCTAACCACTGATTATCAGTGAATCTAACTAAAACACAGAGAAATGGCGCCGTTTAGCCGTCAGtcacagtttaaaaataatttaaagttaaacttaGAACAAGCAAGCGAgagtttaaagggttaaaatgaACCGGAAGCACTTTCACACTGTCACATCCTGTGGAATAAGGATACACATTTGAAATGGTCAATGGCTTGATACTttacgtttaaaaaaaatctcccaAATGTCAGCAAAATGAATTACATGCCAGGGACTGCGAGCCTCATCGAGGACATTGATAGTAAGTTAACTGCGAAAGAATGAAAAGTATTTGAGTGAATTCACGCGGAGACACAGCTGGCCTTGTGTAATGATGTTCGTCTCTGAGCGTTTATAAAAGTCACGATGGTGGTAACGTTacatgtttttgataaaaaatagaaATCCTGTCCTGTTGGCTTTTGTTCTGCAAGATGAAGTAGCTCGCATGAATAATAATCGCCTCAGTGCAGACGTTAATATGATCATATGTAATAAATTCATGTGAAAATATTCGAGTTCAACAGTATTGATGTGACTGACGATGCTTTGATTTCTCCTCTTGTTAGAGAAACACCTTGTTCTGCTTCGCGATGGAAGAACATTGATTGGGATTCTTAGAAGCATAGATCAGTTTGGTATGTATGGAGGCCTGACGTTGTTAATTTGCaaggaaatattttcattttattgcaagACATTCAACTGTTTGGTGTTGGGGTGAAGGTCTCAAATTAAATATAAGTTGTTGTGTAATAATAATGTGATGTGTAATTTACTCAGACTCATGTCAGTTCATACCAAAcagtgaaaaattatttatttattttgcctgttcagtaaaagtcaatggggtccaatgatGTCTTCAAAATCTCTTTTGTGTTTTGCGAAAAGAAAGTCGTACACATTTGTAAccacatgagggagagtaaatgtgaccctggagcacaaaaccagtcataagttgcacagatatatttgtagcaatagccaaaaatacattatatgagacaaaatgattgatttttctttcatgtcaaaaatcattaggatattaagtaaagatcatgttccataaagatctTTTGTAAATTTCCTGTCGTTAATatagcaaaacttaattttttatatgtaatatatgcatTGCTGAGGACTTCATTTGGGGGAGATTTAAAGGCGATTGtctcagtatttaaatttttttgcacgcTCAGATCCCAGATTTtctaatagttgtatctctgccaaatattgtcctctcctaataaaccatatatcaatggaaagattatgtattcaactttcagatgatgtataaatcccaattctgaaaaaaatgtacccttatgattggttttgtggtctagggtcacaaatgataaaaagaaatgtcatttttgggtgaataaataatccttataacaacaaaaaaaatacaaaaaaaaaatacaaaatacacacccctaaaaattacaacaatatttcaaaacagaaaacattacacaatatttttttttccacacacaacTAATTTAGTTTTGCATCAAACTGTTGAACGTATTCACGTTGGTAAGAAATTTGGTGACATACCTCGTGGGATATTTGTTGTCAGAGGAGAAAATGTCGTCTTGCTTGGAGAAGTAGTAAGTACATGTTCATTCTGCCCTTGGAAGGATGTTATGACTTTGTGTATGAAGAAGCAACATTTCATGAAGGTAACCAATCATAAATCTCGCCACTACTCACTGAAATTTCACCCTGTGCTATTTTTTCCTTCCAGGATCTGGATAAAGAGTGTGATCAGATCCTCCAGCGAGTTTCCATTGAGGAGATCCTGGAGGAACAGCGGACAGAACAGCAAGCCAAGCAAGAGTCGGAGAGACTGAAGCTACAGGCGGTGAAAGAGCGAGGCTTATCGATCCCTAAAGCTGACACATTAGATGATTTCTGAAACCACTTTGTTTAGTTCTTTTTGgatgatttaattgttttattggatggttttgtttgatttgagAAGACATTCTGTCCTGAAATCATTCTGTCGAATGATAGAGGAGTGAGTCTCACGAGATTGTGACTTCTAAATTAGTTGCTGTAAAGTCATGTTTTGAGAATTGCCCACCATCTTTGTTTCTTTTATGGCAGATGCCATAGTGAAATGAAGGATGGAGCACCAAACAGAAGCACTTGGCCTGTTGACTTTGTTTAAACCACAATAATGGTATACAAGAAAAGAAGTTTATTTCGGTGTTCACTATGTTTTGGATATGACGCTATGGTTATTAAGTTggtatattatgtaaaatacatgaaacaacactgaaaatatttttgttctattAAACCTATTTTATACCAATGAAAATCTACTTTTCATTAATTGTTTCACTCTACTTGCCTCTGAGAAACCACATTTAATTTTGAcgcaaaatgatttttaatgattaatctcCAAAAGTGTTTTTAGAAGCCAATAAACAAGGTTTTAACACGTTAGAGTGTATTTACATTACATGTTTGAATAgtacataatattattaaaaaatattatttgcttaATCTTCCCTATGGGTTTAGGATATGTTTGAACAGTGGCCCAATTAGGATTTTCATGTGAAGCATGTCCTTGCATTAATCGGTAGCTAGGGGGTGATTTTGCCTTTGTTCTGTTTTCAGACAATAGGTCTCGGAAGGACATCACAGAGTAAAGCTTCTGTTAGACACAAGCTAAAATGGCACAGCAGTGTTTTCACATAGGCCATATCTACATTGAATATATTGCACTAAGCTGCAGATTTATTACAGTAAGTGCCTACACAAAATTTGGTATGTGTAAtagttttcacttagaaattgctagtaaaataTACATTCTCAACTTAGAAAAATCATGTCTGTAATGCAGATCATACAGTTTCTTGAGTACATGTAGAAAATGTGTAGCATTGTTAAGGGGTAAATTCTCTAAATGTCACTTTATTggatttaaaagtgcattttaatttatatacttaTCCTGTTTGTAGTTTCTGCGCGGGAATGGATCTGTAGGCTACATTCAAAGTCCTAGTCAAAAGTTGCTCAATTAGCCTAAGTACACAAAACTTATAATCgccatgtaaatgtaatgttgagTAAAAATGGCCACCTTTTAACTCAAAACGGGGTGTGATTGTTCTCCTTTGCTATTTATTGGCCTTGACGTTTAATCTCGGGCTATCCCAATTTGTTTTATTGCGCCCAGCGCCGACTGAATGAGCGGCAGCGACATGAATGCGCTGCTATCAAATATCCTTTGACAGCCATGCATGCTTGTTCTCGGTCCCGTGCGTCACAGCTGCATTTGAGCACGCCCCTTCCAGACGCTTGTTGAATAGGAATGACAAGGAAACATGACAAGCGTTAAAGATGAATCTCATATACTGTTATAACCGCACGCGCGCTCGCGTCCCTTTACATCTCCACGCCATCTGACTGCCGCTATACCGCTGCAAATCTGAACAGAGCCACGGGGAAAGCCGCTTGGGACCCAgccaaaaattacaaatgaaagcAGAAACCCAGCCCTGCTTCGATTACGCACCGAGAGAGGGAGCACGCTGATAGTGACAGCGGCACTTCAACAGCTCATCTGCGATCGACAGTACGATTCTTGATCCGTTTTCTGCCGTGCAGCCTCGAAGGATGTAGATGTAGACCTCGGCCTGCTGTCTTTGGCATGTTCGGTTTAACGGGACTTGACGCATGTGGCTCGTTTGAACAGGCAATGCCTTCCTTAGGCGTTTTGTGGCGCAAACTACAACAACCGCACGCGTGTGCCAGCGATTCGTTGTTTTGCTTGTCTATACGTGTGTTGATAGTTTAAAATGCCTAGGGTTTTGATTTAAATACTTTTGTACGGACGGGAAATAGCGTATTTGGCTGGGAGGAGTAATAAGGAGCTCTATCTACTCTTCGGCTTCCACGGCAATATCACGGAGGGTTATTTTGATGGAGCTGGAGAATATTGTTGCAAACACGGTACTCCTGAAGGCAAGAGAGGGTGAGTACGGAAAACTATCGCGGAAATGTGATTTAACGTGCTTGAATCTCACATACTTTGCCAGGTTTTCCCACCGCGATACCGTTGCTCGTGCACCTATCGTGATGATGTAATCTCGAGCCGACGCTGTGTGGATTTATCCTGTAACATTGTTTCAAACACCTCCAGCGGCGCTTTCATCTGTAACCGACGTCAGAACGCCAGCGTCATAATGCTGTTACATTGTATCGTTTGACAGTCGGTATGTGTTCCCGGCTCCAACGAAGGAAAACATCAGCCTCCTACATCCGTTtcttataaatacaaaaaaccaCAAGCTACATTCGCAGTATGCTACGTTTTCACTGAGGTGGGCTACAAAACgtgagctgtgtgtgtgaggaaaTGGTAGATATGTTACAGCTGCCACCTTTTTAACACGCGCTGCTAGTTAACACAAGCGCGGTAGGAACCAGGTCAAACTGTCTACACGGCGATGTGAACGACGCTTGTCTCCGTTACCACTGATACCACAATAACCGCGACTTCCTTTGCTGGTGTTTTGAAACATAAGGCCTCGTCAGACGACCATTATTCCGCTATCCTGAAGTGTCGTCTGAAGCTTGATTGATTTAGATTCAGATTGAGCTACTGTAGATATAAACCAGAACCACAGTACTAGGGTAGATAGATTGTAGTTCGTGCTTTCTTATTGTCAGACATTTAATGGCTTTATCACAGGACAGAGATGATACTGCATACAATAAAGCAaaggttttaattaataattttctcGACT includes the following:
- the lsm1 gene encoding U6 snRNA-associated Sm-like protein LSm1, with the translated sequence MNYMPGTASLIEDIDKKHLVLLRDGRTLIGILRSIDQFANLVLHQTVERIHVGKKFGDIPRGIFVVRGENVVLLGEVDLDKECDQILQRVSIEEILEEQRTEQQAKQESERLKLQAVKERGLSIPKADTLDDF